Proteins encoded in a region of the Massilia sp. UMI-21 genome:
- the pdxH gene encoding pyridoxamine 5'-phosphate oxidase: protein MTLHLHDTAPDFDQPIAVLKHCHDRIRKQLATLDKLLAHLPEFGADEQARQAARAVLNYFEKAAHLHHEDEEQDLIPMLRAVAQGEDAATLQALAPVILQDHKDMDALWQDLHEQLTAIAEGQAATLSASAVQRFCQRYCSHMEREEGSMAPMALRLFSPEQMAQLGKAMQARRGIGPAARQAAGVSSPAASIGQAVADLRKDYGQASLNETDVLDDPILQFTQWFEQALKAEVNEPNAMSVATVAANGRPSSRIVLVKQFDERGFTWYTNYDSRKGQELEDNQYAALLFFWSELERQVRIEGRVERTASEESDRYFRSRPLKSRLSAIASHQSAPIGSRAELEQHYEAVARQAGEDPARPGNWGGYRLVPERLEFWQGRRSRFHDRIVYERQEDGSWRRLRLQP from the coding sequence ATGACTCTCCACCTGCACGACACCGCCCCCGATTTCGACCAGCCGATCGCCGTCCTCAAGCATTGCCACGACCGCATTCGCAAGCAGCTGGCCACCCTCGACAAGCTGCTCGCGCACCTGCCGGAATTCGGCGCCGACGAACAGGCGCGCCAGGCCGCGCGCGCGGTCCTGAACTACTTCGAGAAGGCGGCCCACCTGCACCACGAGGACGAGGAACAGGACCTGATCCCGATGTTGCGCGCCGTCGCCCAGGGCGAGGACGCGGCCACGCTGCAGGCGCTGGCGCCGGTGATCCTGCAGGATCACAAGGACATGGATGCGCTGTGGCAGGATTTGCACGAGCAATTGACCGCCATCGCCGAAGGCCAGGCTGCCACGCTGTCTGCCAGCGCGGTGCAGCGCTTCTGCCAGCGCTATTGTTCCCACATGGAGCGCGAGGAAGGAAGCATGGCGCCGATGGCGCTGCGCCTGTTCAGCCCGGAGCAGATGGCCCAACTGGGCAAGGCGATGCAGGCACGCCGCGGCATCGGACCAGCCGCGCGCCAGGCTGCGGGAGTCTCCTCCCCTGCCGCGTCGATCGGTCAGGCCGTGGCCGACCTGCGCAAGGACTACGGCCAGGCCAGCCTGAACGAGACCGACGTGCTGGACGACCCGATCCTGCAGTTCACGCAGTGGTTCGAGCAGGCGCTGAAGGCCGAGGTGAACGAGCCGAACGCCATGTCGGTGGCCACCGTGGCCGCCAACGGGCGCCCGAGTTCGCGCATCGTGCTGGTGAAGCAATTCGACGAGCGCGGTTTCACCTGGTATACCAACTACGACAGCCGCAAAGGCCAGGAGTTAGAGGATAATCAATATGCAGCGTTGTTGTTCTTTTGGAGCGAACTGGAACGCCAGGTTCGCATCGAAGGACGTGTAGAGCGCACCGCGAGCGAGGAAAGCGACCGGTATTTCCGCAGCCGGCCACTGAAAAGCCGCCTGTCGGCCATTGCCTCGCACCAGAGTGCGCCGATCGGCAGCCGCGCCGAGCTGGAACAGCATTACGAGGCCGTGGCACGGCAGGCCGGTGAAGACCCGGCGCGACCAGGCAACTGGGGCGGCTACCGCCTGGTGCCCGAGCGCCTGGAATTCTGGCAGGGGCGCCGCTCCCGCTTCCACGACCGCATCGTCTACGAGCGGCAGGAAGACGGCAGCTGGCGCCGCCTGCGCCTGCAACCGTAG
- a CDS encoding class I SAM-dependent methyltransferase, translating into MMLSAWSTGLRDKLSLPLRVELWDGRQLEFSAEPARVTIRVPDRAALRYLRSPSLYSLGRAYVEGAIDIKGCAADIIQVGNALAAHLDKGRGRLGELLRLRPHLAPHTRQSDAEAIRYHYDVSNDFYAAWLDPAMVYSCAYFENGDEDLATAQQKKIDHILRKIDLRPGQRLLDIGCGWGALVLRAAQGFGARCLGVTLSENQALLARERIARAGLQGQVEIRLQDYRDVDGEYDRITSVGMFEHVGVQHLPAYFSRVNRLLAPDGVVMNHGITTTNVDNSATPYGGGEFIDQYVFPHGELAHLSTVVRTMQEGGLEVRDVENLRRHYAKTCAIWTDNFEGNAAHIRTLTEEKRFRIWHLYLAGCAYAFAHGRISLYQIVCGKADGNADRLPWSRKYMYP; encoded by the coding sequence ATGATGCTGTCAGCCTGGAGCACAGGCCTGCGAGACAAGCTGTCCCTGCCCTTGCGGGTCGAACTGTGGGATGGCCGGCAACTCGAATTCTCCGCCGAACCCGCGCGCGTGACCATCCGGGTGCCGGACCGCGCGGCCTTGCGCTACCTGCGCTCTCCCTCGCTGTACAGCCTGGGACGCGCCTATGTCGAGGGCGCGATCGACATCAAGGGATGCGCCGCCGATATCATCCAAGTCGGCAATGCCCTGGCGGCCCACCTGGACAAGGGGCGCGGCCGGCTGGGCGAGCTGCTGCGCCTGCGCCCCCACCTTGCGCCGCACACCCGCCAGAGCGACGCCGAGGCGATCCGCTACCACTACGACGTCTCCAACGACTTCTACGCCGCCTGGCTCGATCCGGCCATGGTGTATTCCTGCGCCTACTTCGAGAATGGCGACGAAGACCTGGCCACGGCGCAGCAGAAGAAGATCGACCACATCCTGCGCAAGATCGACCTGCGGCCCGGCCAGCGCCTGCTGGATATCGGCTGCGGCTGGGGCGCGCTGGTGCTGCGCGCCGCGCAAGGGTTCGGTGCCCGCTGCCTCGGCGTCACCCTGTCCGAGAACCAGGCGCTGCTTGCGCGCGAGCGGATCGCGCGCGCCGGCCTGCAGGGGCAGGTCGAGATCCGCCTGCAGGACTACCGCGACGTCGACGGCGAATACGACCGCATCACCAGCGTCGGCATGTTCGAGCACGTCGGCGTACAGCACCTGCCCGCGTATTTCTCGCGCGTGAACCGGCTGCTGGCGCCCGACGGCGTCGTCATGAACCACGGGATCACCACCACGAATGTCGACAACAGCGCCACGCCCTACGGCGGTGGCGAATTCATCGACCAGTATGTGTTCCCGCACGGCGAGCTGGCCCACCTGTCCACGGTGGTGCGGACCATGCAGGAAGGCGGGCTGGAAGTACGCGACGTCGAAAACCTGCGCCGCCATTATGCAAAGACCTGCGCGATCTGGACCGACAACTTCGAAGGCAATGCCGCGCACATCCGGACCCTGACGGAGGAGAAGCGCTTCCGCATCTGGCACCTCTACCTGGCCGGCTGCGCCTACGCCTTCGCGCATGGCCGGATCAGCCTGTACCAGATCGTGTGCGGGAAGGCCGATGGGAACGCGGATCGACTGCCGTGGTCACGCAAGTACATGTACCCGTAG
- the msrA gene encoding peptide-methionine (S)-S-oxide reductase MsrA, protein MSEQAGSEVAILGGGCFWCLEAVYLEARGVTRVESGYMGGQVDRPTYEQVCAGTTGHAEVVRVEFDPSVISYRDILEVFFTIHDPTTVDRQGNDVGSQYRSVIFTTSPEQEATARQVMAEMASVWDAPIVTQLLPQETWYKAEDYHQNYFAQHPLQGYCAFVVAPKVAKFRKTFSERLK, encoded by the coding sequence ATGAGCGAGCAAGCAGGGAGCGAGGTAGCCATTCTGGGGGGCGGATGCTTCTGGTGCCTGGAGGCGGTCTACCTCGAGGCGCGCGGCGTGACGCGCGTGGAATCGGGCTACATGGGCGGCCAGGTCGACCGGCCGACGTACGAGCAAGTGTGCGCCGGCACGACCGGTCATGCCGAGGTGGTGCGGGTGGAGTTCGACCCGTCGGTGATCAGCTACCGCGACATCCTGGAGGTCTTCTTCACCATCCACGACCCGACCACGGTGGACCGCCAGGGCAACGACGTCGGTTCGCAGTACCGCTCGGTGATTTTCACGACCTCGCCCGAGCAGGAAGCGACCGCGCGCCAGGTGATGGCCGAAATGGCATCGGTGTGGGATGCGCCGATCGTGACCCAACTGCTGCCGCAGGAGACCTGGTACAAGGCCGAGGACTACCACCAGAATTATTTCGCGCAGCATCCCTTGCAGGGCTACTGCGCGTTCGTGGTGGCGCCGAAGGTGGCGAAGTTCCGCAAGACCTTCAGCGAGCGCCTCAAGTAG
- a CDS encoding flavin reductase family protein: protein MNTRSPRATTRGFDSAHFRHALSQFATGVTIITTRLADGSFRGLTASSFNSVSLEPPLVLWSLGAGANSLPIFSGNSHYVINVLAAGQQELALRFSRRSVDNPFDGVEYELSRTGLPILKGVSAWFECHNRSRYPEGDHVIFVGEVEECAVHPQPALLFHGGRFGATG from the coding sequence ATGAATACACGCTCTCCCCGCGCCACGACGCGCGGCTTCGATTCGGCGCATTTTCGCCATGCCCTGTCGCAATTCGCCACCGGTGTCACCATCATCACCACGCGTCTTGCCGACGGCTCGTTCCGCGGGCTGACCGCCAGTTCCTTCAACTCGGTCTCGCTCGAGCCTCCGCTCGTCCTGTGGAGCCTGGGCGCCGGCGCCAACAGCCTGCCCATTTTCAGCGGCAACTCGCACTACGTCATCAACGTGCTCGCCGCTGGCCAGCAGGAACTGGCCCTGCGCTTCTCGCGCCGCAGCGTCGACAATCCCTTCGACGGCGTCGAGTACGAACTGTCGCGGACCGGCCTGCCGATCCTGAAAGGCGTCTCGGCCTGGTTCGAATGCCATAACCGCAGCCGCTATCCGGAAGGCGACCACGTCATCTTCGTCGGCGAAGTCGAGGAATGCGCGGTGCACCCGCAACCGGCGCTGCTGTTCCACGGCGGCCGCTTCGGGGCGACCGGCTAG
- a CDS encoding acyl-CoA dehydrogenase, translated as MSHSDSPRKAAFHWDDPLLLNSQLTDEERMVRDAAASYCQDKLKPRILEAFRHERMDTAIFREMGDLGLLGPTIPEQYGGPGLNYVAYGLIAREVERVDSGYRSMMSVQSSLVMVPIFEFGNEETKQKYLPKLATGEWIGCFGLTEPNHGSDPGSMVTRARKVEGGYSLSGSKMWITNSPVADVFVVWAKDDEGAIRGFVLEKGWKGLSAPAIHGKFGLRASVTGEIVMDEVFCPEENAFPDVRGLKGPFTCLNSARYGIAWGALGAAEDCWHTARQYVLDRKQFGKPLAANQLVQKKLADMQTEITLGLQGCLRLGRMKDEGTAAVEITSIMKRNSCGKSLDIARVARDMLGGNGISDEFGIVRHMVNLEVVNTYEGTHDIHALILGRAQTGIAAF; from the coding sequence ATGAGCCATTCCGATTCGCCCCGCAAAGCCGCTTTCCACTGGGATGACCCGCTGCTGCTGAACAGCCAGCTCACCGATGAAGAGCGGATGGTGCGCGACGCCGCCGCGAGCTACTGCCAGGACAAGCTGAAGCCGCGCATCCTCGAGGCCTTCCGCCACGAGCGCATGGATACCGCGATCTTCCGCGAAATGGGCGACCTCGGCCTGCTCGGCCCGACCATCCCGGAACAATACGGCGGCCCCGGCCTGAACTACGTCGCCTACGGCCTGATCGCGCGCGAAGTCGAGCGCGTCGATTCCGGCTACCGCTCGATGATGAGCGTGCAGTCCTCGCTGGTGATGGTGCCGATCTTTGAATTCGGCAACGAAGAAACCAAACAAAAATACCTGCCGAAGCTGGCCACCGGCGAGTGGATCGGCTGCTTCGGCCTGACCGAACCGAACCATGGTTCCGACCCGGGCTCGATGGTCACCCGCGCCCGCAAGGTCGAGGGCGGCTATTCGCTCAGCGGCTCGAAGATGTGGATCACCAACTCGCCGGTCGCCGACGTGTTCGTGGTCTGGGCCAAGGACGACGAAGGCGCGATCCGCGGCTTCGTGCTGGAAAAGGGCTGGAAAGGCCTGAGCGCGCCGGCGATCCACGGCAAGTTCGGCCTGCGCGCCTCGGTTACCGGCGAGATCGTCATGGACGAGGTGTTCTGCCCCGAAGAAAACGCCTTCCCGGACGTGCGCGGCCTGAAGGGTCCGTTCACCTGCCTGAACTCGGCGCGCTATGGCATCGCCTGGGGCGCGCTGGGCGCGGCCGAAGACTGCTGGCACACCGCGCGCCAGTACGTGCTGGACCGCAAGCAGTTCGGCAAGCCGCTCGCCGCCAACCAGCTGGTGCAGAAAAAGCTGGCCGACATGCAGACCGAAATCACCCTCGGCCTGCAGGGCTGCCTGCGCCTGGGCCGCATGAAGGATGAAGGCACCGCCGCCGTCGAGATCACCTCGATCATGAAGCGCAATTCCTGCGGCAAGTCCCTGGATATTGCCCGCGTGGCACGTGACATGCTCGGTGGCAACGGCATTTCGGATGAATTCGGCATCGTGCGCCACATGGTCAACCTCGAAGTGGTCAACACTTATGAAGGCACCCACGACATCCACGCACTGATCCTCGGTCGCGCCCAGACCGGCATCGCCGCGTTCTGA
- a CDS encoding EAL domain-containing protein, which produces MEFISAGVEKLTGYPPAAFLARPGLNFASLIHPEDRAATERGVALALQQNRSFQLTYRIRCADGEVKWIYEQGGAPAQGGGRILEGFMFNYTPLREAHMLVHEQASYLQQARDAIIAMDLNSRITYWNNGAERLYGWSASEARGKKFSDLLCENLPAYHGAYENTLANGEWSGELSHLRRDGVCIETDTRWTLMAPDEETGAPQKILVISTDISERKHNEAKIYRLAFFDALTDLPNRASLLDHLRRSLLGSARTRKCGALMFCDLDNFKYLNDSQGHAAGDMLLQAVARRLEHCVREADMVARLGGDEFVILIQPVEDTPEGAASQAETVAAKVVAAMAAPFQLADSMYSVSVSIGVTTMCGAVDTVESTLRQADAAMYQAKACGRNTYRFHDPAVQAAWSARAELESAMRRALRDKEFVLHYQPQLDRSSRVIGAEALLRWRLPDGRLLYPAEFIQAAEESGLIVDIGRWVLRTACAELARWQRYPDTAGLTLSVNVSAGQFMEPDFVPMLQQIFEETGVQPSSLKLELTESLMVSDFVHTARTMGVLKQRGISFSLDDFGTGYSSLAYLRKLPLDQLKIDQSFMRDVLTDQNDASIVRSIIALGDSLGLQVIAEGVETPGQRQFLSDAGCFIYQGFLYQHALSAEHFTQYARTVH; this is translated from the coding sequence ATGGAATTCATCAGCGCGGGCGTCGAGAAGCTGACCGGCTACCCGCCCGCCGCCTTCCTGGCCCGACCGGGTCTGAACTTCGCCAGCCTGATCCACCCGGAAGATCGCGCCGCCACCGAACGCGGCGTCGCACTCGCGCTGCAGCAAAACAGGTCCTTCCAGCTGACCTATCGCATCCGCTGTGCCGACGGCGAGGTCAAATGGATCTATGAACAGGGCGGCGCGCCAGCGCAAGGGGGTGGACGGATCCTGGAAGGATTCATGTTCAACTACACGCCGCTGCGCGAGGCCCACATGCTGGTGCATGAGCAGGCTTCCTACCTGCAGCAGGCACGCGATGCCATCATTGCGATGGACCTGAACTCGCGCATCACCTACTGGAACAACGGCGCCGAACGGCTCTACGGCTGGAGCGCTTCCGAAGCGCGCGGCAAGAAGTTCTCCGACCTGCTGTGCGAGAACCTGCCGGCCTACCACGGCGCCTACGAGAACACGCTTGCCAACGGCGAATGGAGCGGCGAACTGTCGCACCTGCGGCGCGACGGCGTCTGCATCGAGACCGACACCCGCTGGACGCTGATGGCCCCTGACGAGGAAACGGGCGCCCCGCAGAAGATCCTGGTGATCAGCACCGACATCAGCGAGCGCAAGCACAACGAAGCGAAGATCTACCGCCTCGCCTTCTTCGACGCGCTGACCGACCTGCCGAACCGCGCCAGCCTGCTCGACCACCTGCGCCGCTCCCTGCTGGGCAGCGCGCGCACGCGCAAGTGCGGCGCCCTCATGTTCTGCGACCTCGACAATTTCAAGTACCTCAACGATTCCCAGGGCCACGCCGCCGGCGACATGCTGCTGCAGGCGGTGGCGCGCCGCCTCGAGCATTGCGTGCGCGAGGCCGACATGGTGGCGCGCCTGGGCGGCGACGAATTCGTGATCCTGATCCAGCCGGTGGAAGACACACCCGAAGGCGCGGCCTCGCAAGCCGAGACGGTGGCGGCCAAGGTGGTGGCCGCCATGGCGGCCCCGTTCCAGCTGGCCGATTCGATGTATTCGGTGTCGGTCAGCATCGGCGTGACCACGATGTGCGGCGCCGTGGACACGGTCGAATCGACGCTGCGCCAGGCCGACGCCGCGATGTACCAGGCCAAGGCCTGCGGGCGCAACACCTACCGCTTCCACGACCCGGCGGTGCAGGCCGCGTGGTCGGCCCGGGCCGAACTGGAAAGCGCGATGCGGCGCGCACTGCGCGACAAGGAATTCGTGCTCCACTACCAGCCGCAGCTGGACCGCAGCAGCCGGGTGATCGGCGCCGAGGCCCTGCTGCGCTGGCGCCTGCCGGACGGCCGGCTGCTTTATCCGGCCGAATTCATCCAGGCCGCCGAAGAGAGCGGCCTGATCGTCGACATCGGCCGCTGGGTGCTGCGCACCGCCTGCGCCGAACTGGCGCGCTGGCAGCGCTATCCGGACACGGCCGGGCTGACGCTGTCGGTCAACGTCAGCGCCGGCCAGTTCATGGAGCCGGATTTCGTGCCGATGCTCCAGCAGATATTCGAGGAAACCGGGGTGCAGCCGTCCAGCCTCAAGCTCGAGCTGACCGAGAGCCTGATGGTGAGCGATTTCGTCCATACCGCGCGCACCATGGGCGTGCTCAAGCAGCGCGGGATCAGCTTCTCGCTGGACGATTTCGGCACCGGCTACTCGTCGCTGGCCTACCTGCGCAAACTCCCGCTCGACCAGCTCAAGATCGACCAGTCCTTCATGCGCGATGTGCTGACCGACCAGAACGACGCTTCCATCGTCCGTTCGATCATCGCGCTGGGCGACAGCCTGGGCTTGCAGGTGATCGCCGAAGGCGTGGAGACGCCGGGCCAGCGCCAGTTCCTGTCGGACGCGGGCTGCTTCATCTACCAGGGATTCCTGTACCAGCACGCGCTGAGCGCCGAGCACTTCACGCAGTACGCGCGCACGGTGCATTGA
- a CDS encoding PAS domain-containing protein: protein MTSEHVSTPSVSIQPLTAIHIDDEVVQLRAHIERLDMALSASGVVGLWDWMVGTDLLHGDANFARLYGLDPDATAAGLTMEEYQKFVVVDDLAELRKDIRETFDRGADFLVEYRLVIPGQALRWVECKGKLIHDATGNPVRFSGSAVDITKRKQKDEEIRLSAVAARADAERVQLALAAGAIVGTWVWDIKSDQFTIDEGFANTFGMDPALGRQGISLERVMDTVHPDDKSGLTAAIAYAVERGGPYLHQYRVRRRDQIYYWVEANGRVERDAAGKPDRFPGVLIDITARRILEAERDRVAAELRDLNATLERRVVERTSTLLETQEALRQSQKMEAVGQLTGGLAHDFNNLLAGISGALQLMHLRARNGQFKDFERYILTAQSGVKRAASLTHRLLAFSRRQTLSPRSADVNRLVDDMQELIQRSVGPRISIDVVKAAGLWNALVDASQLENALLNLCINARDAMPDGGRITIETTNRWLDERAARQRDVAPGHYLSLSVTDSGVGIAPDILEKVFEPFFTTKPIGEGTGLGLSMVYGFAKQSGGQVRIYSEPGMGTTVTIYLPRHEGEVDHDAPDAVAAIAPTPATTRNVLVVDDEPMIRMLVIETINDLGYNALEASDSASGLKILQSDVAIDLLVSDVGLPGGLNGREMADAGRQSRPDLPVLFITGYAENAAIGNDHVTPGMHVMSKPFDMQALAFRMHAIVEARG from the coding sequence ATGACGTCCGAACACGTCTCCACGCCGTCGGTTTCCATCCAGCCATTGACCGCTATCCACATCGACGACGAGGTGGTACAACTTCGAGCGCACATCGAGCGTCTCGACATGGCGCTATCCGCGTCGGGCGTCGTTGGGCTGTGGGATTGGATGGTCGGCACCGACCTGCTCCATGGCGACGCCAATTTCGCTCGGCTCTACGGCCTCGATCCCGACGCTACCGCCGCGGGTTTGACCATGGAGGAATACCAGAAGTTCGTGGTCGTGGACGATCTCGCGGAGCTGCGCAAGGACATCCGCGAAACCTTCGATCGCGGCGCGGATTTTCTGGTGGAGTATCGTCTCGTGATCCCTGGCCAGGCTCTCCGCTGGGTGGAGTGCAAGGGGAAGCTCATCCATGACGCCACGGGAAACCCCGTCCGCTTCTCAGGCAGCGCCGTGGACATCACCAAGCGCAAACAAAAGGACGAGGAAATCCGCCTGAGCGCGGTCGCGGCGCGTGCCGACGCCGAACGCGTTCAACTCGCCTTGGCCGCCGGCGCCATCGTCGGCACCTGGGTGTGGGACATCAAGTCGGATCAGTTCACCATCGACGAAGGCTTCGCCAACACCTTCGGCATGGATCCCGCATTGGGTCGTCAAGGCATCAGTCTGGAGCGGGTGATGGACACCGTCCACCCGGACGACAAGTCCGGGCTGACTGCCGCCATCGCCTACGCGGTGGAGCGCGGCGGCCCCTACCTGCATCAATACCGAGTGCGGCGGCGCGATCAAATCTATTATTGGGTGGAGGCCAACGGTCGCGTCGAACGCGACGCCGCCGGAAAGCCTGATCGCTTCCCTGGCGTGTTGATCGACATCACCGCGCGCCGAATTCTGGAAGCGGAGCGTGATCGGGTAGCCGCGGAGCTGCGCGATTTGAATGCGACGTTGGAGCGGCGGGTGGTCGAGCGCACCTCCACGCTGCTCGAAACCCAAGAGGCGTTGCGCCAGTCCCAAAAAATGGAGGCGGTCGGACAGCTCACCGGCGGATTGGCGCACGACTTCAACAACCTCCTGGCTGGCATTTCGGGTGCGTTGCAGCTCATGCATCTGCGCGCGCGCAACGGCCAATTCAAGGATTTCGAGCGCTACATTCTCACCGCTCAAAGCGGCGTCAAGCGCGCCGCCTCGCTCACCCATCGATTGTTGGCGTTTTCGCGACGCCAGACGCTCAGCCCTCGTTCAGCCGATGTGAATCGGCTCGTCGACGACATGCAGGAGCTGATCCAGCGGTCCGTCGGCCCGCGTATTTCCATCGACGTGGTGAAGGCGGCCGGCTTGTGGAACGCGCTCGTCGACGCCTCACAGCTTGAAAATGCGCTCTTGAACCTCTGCATCAACGCGCGTGACGCCATGCCCGACGGCGGGCGGATCACCATTGAAACCACCAACCGTTGGCTTGACGAGCGCGCCGCCCGCCAGCGCGACGTGGCGCCAGGCCACTATTTATCGCTGAGCGTCACCGACTCGGGCGTGGGCATCGCGCCGGACATTCTCGAGAAAGTCTTTGAGCCGTTCTTCACCACCAAGCCTATCGGCGAAGGGACTGGACTTGGCTTGTCGATGGTCTACGGGTTCGCCAAGCAATCGGGTGGACAGGTTCGCATCTACTCCGAGCCGGGCATGGGCACAACCGTCACCATCTACCTTCCGCGGCATGAGGGGGAAGTCGATCACGACGCACCCGACGCCGTCGCGGCCATCGCGCCGACCCCAGCGACAACGCGCAACGTGCTGGTGGTCGACGACGAACCCATGATTCGCATGCTCGTCATCGAAACGATCAACGACCTCGGCTACAACGCCTTGGAGGCCAGCGACAGCGCCTCGGGTTTGAAAATCCTGCAGTCCGACGTTGCGATCGATTTGCTGGTATCCGACGTCGGCTTGCCAGGTGGCCTCAACGGTAGGGAAATGGCCGACGCCGGCCGGCAGTCCCGTCCAGACCTGCCAGTGCTGTTCATTACTGGATATGCCGAAAATGCTGCGATCGGCAACGACCACGTCACGCCTGGCATGCATGTGATGAGCAAACCTTTCGACATGCAAGCGCTTGCTTTCCGAATGCACGCTATCGTCGAGGCACGCGGCTAA
- a CDS encoding cupin-like domain-containing protein, whose protein sequence is MQGRERESKGPLPPLPTLAATPEDAAARKLAQEARDAAVRGVASIAAMRQAVKDHARGLPLLSEVPRLKRLDAAAFTERAVLGLPFILTGVVGRWPLCRLTPDELRARYGETPVRARVGDYIRQPFRADRPMRDMLLRDYLDLEPERMHGADEPPPYVGNMELRELNHLCHWPAWFRKMGPPRFWLGPVGTMTPLHCDFDDNIFAQLWGRKRIFLAPPHHDAFLYANEANPVLFGSPFDPEAPDFDAYPLARGAATVACTVEPGELLYVPAGWFHQVRALEFSLSANRWARGVPLALRADASVQGHAWGGA, encoded by the coding sequence ATGCAGGGTAGGGAGAGAGAATCGAAAGGGCCGCTGCCGCCGCTGCCGACCCTGGCGGCAACGCCGGAAGACGCGGCGGCCAGGAAGCTGGCGCAGGAAGCGCGCGACGCGGCGGTGCGCGGCGTGGCCTCGATCGCGGCCATGCGCCAGGCGGTCAAGGACCATGCGCGCGGCCTGCCGCTGCTATCCGAGGTGCCGCGCCTGAAGCGGCTCGACGCCGCGGCGTTCACCGAGCGTGCCGTGCTGGGACTTCCCTTCATCCTGACCGGCGTGGTCGGCCGCTGGCCGCTGTGCAGGCTCACCCCGGACGAACTGCGCGCGCGCTACGGCGAGACGCCGGTCCGGGCCCGGGTCGGCGACTACATCCGCCAGCCCTTCCGGGCCGATCGCCCGATGCGCGACATGCTGCTGCGCGACTACCTCGACCTGGAGCCGGAGCGGATGCATGGCGCCGACGAGCCGCCACCGTATGTCGGCAACATGGAACTGCGCGAGCTGAACCACCTGTGCCACTGGCCCGCCTGGTTCCGCAAGATGGGCCCGCCCCGTTTCTGGCTCGGCCCGGTCGGCACCATGACGCCCCTGCATTGCGACTTCGACGACAACATCTTCGCCCAACTCTGGGGCCGCAAGCGCATCTTCCTGGCGCCGCCGCACCACGACGCCTTCCTGTACGCGAACGAAGCCAACCCGGTGCTGTTCGGTTCGCCCTTCGATCCGGAAGCGCCGGACTTCGATGCCTACCCGCTGGCGCGCGGCGCCGCCACGGTCGCGTGCACCGTCGAGCCGGGCGAACTGCTGTATGTGCCGGCCGGCTGGTTCCACCAGGTACGGGCACTGGAGTTTTCGCTATCCGCCAACCGTTGGGCGCGCGGGGTGCCGCTGGCGCTGCGCGCCGATGCGTCGGTGCAAGGCCATGCGTGGGGCGGGGCTTAA
- a CDS encoding SMP-30/gluconolactonase/LRE family protein: MDLRRIEGVHCATGESPTWNAAEEAWYWVDIPARRVWRMMHASGALRHWEAPEMVACVAAADDGSLVAGMESGIFRLQLGDDGQAQASCLAAPREAELGAGMRFNDGRCDRQGRFWSGTMFMDMGAARAVGGLYRYSSDDGLHGPVVRGLLTQNGLAWSPDGRTMYLSDSHPQRRMVWAFDYDIEQGIPHNKRVFLDLGGQKGRPDGAAVDLDGCYWSCANDAGLLQRFTPGGKLDREVALPMAKPSMCAFGGPALDTLLVTSIDPGTGGDAGAVVLLRPGVSGVAETPFVTSRA; this comes from the coding sequence ATGGACCTCCGGCGTATCGAAGGGGTGCACTGCGCCACCGGCGAAAGCCCCACCTGGAACGCGGCTGAGGAAGCCTGGTACTGGGTGGACATCCCGGCGCGCCGCGTCTGGCGCATGATGCACGCCAGCGGCGCGCTGCGCCACTGGGAAGCGCCCGAGATGGTGGCCTGCGTCGCCGCCGCCGACGACGGCAGCCTGGTGGCCGGCATGGAAAGCGGCATCTTCCGCCTGCAACTCGGTGACGACGGCCAAGCCCAGGCGAGCTGCCTGGCCGCGCCGCGCGAGGCGGAGCTGGGCGCGGGCATGCGCTTCAACGACGGCCGCTGCGACCGCCAGGGCCGTTTCTGGAGCGGCACCATGTTCATGGACATGGGCGCGGCGCGCGCGGTCGGCGGGCTGTATCGCTACAGCAGCGACGACGGCCTGCACGGCCCGGTCGTGCGCGGGCTGCTCACCCAGAACGGCCTGGCCTGGTCGCCCGACGGGCGCACCATGTACCTGTCGGATTCGCATCCGCAGCGCCGCATGGTCTGGGCCTTCGACTACGACATCGAGCAGGGCATCCCGCACAACAAGCGCGTGTTCCTCGACCTGGGCGGGCAGAAGGGCCGCCCGGACGGCGCCGCCGTCGACCTCGATGGCTGCTACTGGAGCTGCGCCAACGACGCCGGCCTGCTGCAGCGTTTTACCCCGGGCGGGAAACTGGACCGGGAGGTCGCGCTGCCGATGGCCAAGCCCTCGATGTGCGCCTTCGGCGGGCCGGCGCTCGACACCTTGCTGGTGACCTCGATCGATCCGGGCACGGGCGGGGATGCCGGCGCGGTCGTGCTGCTGCGCCCGGGCGTGAGTGGCGTGGCCGAGACGCCCTTCGTCACCTCGCGCGCCTGA